One genomic segment of Mytilus galloprovincialis chromosome 5, xbMytGall1.hap1.1, whole genome shotgun sequence includes these proteins:
- the LOC143074877 gene encoding nucleoside hydrolase-like, translating into MGGNIEVKGGDRLGAEFNFFADLEAAYVTLQELHFKTTIVSWELCKSVGAGVSWTWFDQWVEVDTNKARFFKNICRMTAERNRNIIKTQDFSLCDLLAMALAIDNSIITEYLHVWSTVELGGVHTRGQLISDWRNKTKNPPNVRIVKKFSIEKATEYYMSMVL; encoded by the exons ATGGGAGGAAATATAGAAG TAAAAGGAGGAGATAGACTTGGAGCAGAATTCAATTTCTTTGCTGATCTAGAAGCTGCTTACGTCACATTGCAAGAGCTCCATTTTAAGACTACGATTGTTTCCTGGGAACTGTGTAAATCTGTAGGTGCAGGTGTTTCTTGG ACTTGGTTTGATCAATGGGTTGAAGTGGACACCAATAAAGCAcgtttctttaaaaatatctgCCGCATGACAGCTGAACGGAACAGAAATATCATCAAAACACAAGACTTTTCTTTGTGTGACCTATTAGCTATGGCTTTAGCTATTGATAATAGTATAATAACAGAGTATTTACATGTGTGGTCAACTGTGGAATTGGGCGGAGTTCATACCAGAGGTCAGCTAATTTCTGACtggagaaataaaacaaaaaatcctcCAAATGTCAGGATAGTTAAGAAATTTAGTATCGAGAAGGCTACAGAATACTATATGTCCATGGTTCTTTAA